From a region of the Streptomyces sp. NBC_00193 genome:
- a CDS encoding enoyl-CoA hydratase, translating to MPGEMSDETPVLYERRGPVAYVTMNRPRYRNAQNSAMTYALDDAFYRAADDPAVKVVVLAGAGEHFSAGHDIGTPERDAHLPFERRAGLWWDHSQRSGAESRFARESEVYLGMCRRWRELPKPVIASVHGACVAGGLMLAWVCDLIVASEDAFFADPVVRMGIPGVEYFAHPWAMPPRIAKEFLYTGDRMPARRAHEIGMVNRVVERAELAEATDRLALRIAEMPSFGLALTKRAVNQAEDLQGLHTGMDSVFGLHHLAHAHNAETAADSLGGMNIAAMKMKEANS from the coding sequence ATGCCCGGAGAGATGTCCGACGAAACCCCCGTGCTCTACGAGCGCCGCGGCCCGGTCGCGTACGTGACCATGAACCGCCCCCGGTACCGCAACGCCCAGAACAGCGCGATGACCTACGCCCTCGACGACGCCTTCTACCGGGCCGCCGACGATCCCGCGGTCAAGGTCGTCGTCCTGGCCGGGGCCGGCGAGCACTTCTCGGCGGGCCACGACATCGGCACCCCCGAGCGCGACGCCCACCTGCCCTTCGAACGCCGGGCCGGCCTGTGGTGGGACCACTCCCAGCGCTCCGGCGCCGAATCCCGCTTCGCCCGCGAATCCGAGGTCTACCTCGGCATGTGCCGGCGCTGGCGCGAACTGCCCAAACCCGTCATCGCCTCCGTCCACGGCGCGTGCGTGGCCGGCGGGCTGATGCTCGCCTGGGTCTGCGACCTGATCGTGGCCAGCGAGGACGCCTTCTTCGCCGACCCGGTCGTCCGCATGGGCATCCCGGGCGTCGAGTACTTCGCCCACCCCTGGGCCATGCCCCCGCGCATCGCCAAGGAATTCCTCTACACCGGCGACCGGATGCCCGCCCGCCGCGCCCACGAGATCGGCATGGTCAACCGGGTCGTCGAGCGGGCCGAACTGGCCGAAGCCACCGACCGGCTCGCCCTGCGGATCGCCGAGATGCCCTCCTTCGGACTCGCCCTCACCAAGCGGGCCGTCAACCAGGCCGAGGACCTCCAGGGACTGCACACCGGCATGGACTCCGTCTTCGGCCTGCACCACCTCGCGCACGCCCACAACGCCGAAACGGCGGCGGACTCGCTCGGCGGAATGAACATCGCCGCGATGAAGATGAAGGAGGCGAACAGCTGA
- a CDS encoding acyl-CoA dehydrogenase family protein, with product MSSVEEFRTEVRSWLRAHLTGEFAALKGRGGPGREHEAFAERLAWERHMAAHGWTCVGWPVEYGGRGASTAQQIAFHEEYALADAPARVNHIGEQLLGPTLIAHGTEEQRRRFLPPVRAVEELWCQGYSEPDAGSDLANIRTRAALVDGAWVVDGQKIWTSLAHEAQWCFVVARTEPGSRRHAGLSYLLVPMDQPGVEVRPIVQLTGTSEFNEVFFDGARTDAAHVVGAPGEGWAVAMATLGFERGVSTLGQQVGFRRELEDLAALAKHNGAMADPLIRDRLVRAWIGLETMRASALRPGVAPSTAKLYWARWHRDLGELAMDVCGAASLLAAGTHGDPYDLDDWQRLFLFSRADTIYAGSDEIQRTIVAERILGLPKEVRA from the coding sequence ATGAGCAGCGTCGAGGAGTTCCGCACCGAGGTTCGGAGTTGGCTACGGGCCCACCTCACCGGCGAGTTCGCCGCCCTCAAGGGCCGCGGCGGACCGGGCCGGGAGCACGAGGCCTTCGCCGAACGCCTCGCCTGGGAACGGCACATGGCGGCGCACGGCTGGACCTGCGTGGGCTGGCCCGTCGAGTACGGAGGCCGCGGCGCGAGCACGGCGCAGCAGATCGCCTTCCACGAGGAGTACGCGCTGGCCGACGCGCCCGCGCGCGTGAACCACATAGGCGAGCAGCTCCTCGGCCCCACCCTCATCGCGCACGGCACCGAGGAGCAGCGGCGGCGCTTCCTGCCGCCCGTCCGGGCCGTGGAAGAGCTGTGGTGCCAGGGGTACAGCGAGCCCGACGCCGGCTCGGACCTGGCCAACATCCGCACCCGGGCCGCCCTCGTGGACGGCGCGTGGGTGGTGGACGGCCAGAAGATCTGGACCTCCCTGGCCCACGAGGCGCAGTGGTGCTTCGTCGTGGCCCGCACCGAGCCGGGCTCCCGCCGGCACGCCGGACTGTCCTACCTCCTGGTCCCGATGGACCAGCCCGGGGTGGAGGTCCGGCCCATCGTGCAGCTGACCGGGACCTCCGAGTTCAACGAGGTCTTCTTCGACGGGGCCCGCACCGACGCCGCCCACGTGGTCGGCGCGCCCGGCGAGGGCTGGGCCGTCGCCATGGCCACCCTCGGCTTCGAGCGCGGCGTCTCCACCCTCGGCCAGCAGGTCGGCTTCCGCCGCGAGCTGGAGGACCTGGCCGCGCTGGCGAAGCACAACGGCGCGATGGCCGATCCGCTGATCCGCGACCGGCTCGTCCGGGCCTGGATCGGCCTGGAGACCATGCGGGCCTCCGCGCTGCGGCCCGGGGTCGCCCCGTCCACGGCCAAGCTGTACTGGGCCCGCTGGCACCGGGACCTCGGCGAACTCGCCATGGACGTCTGCGGAGCCGCCTCGCTGCTCGCGGCCGGGACGCACGGGGACCCGTACGACCTCGACGACTGGCAGCGGCTCTTCCTCTTCTCCCGCGCCGACACGATCTACGCGGGCTCCGACGAGATCCAGCGCACCATCGTCGCCGAGCGCATCCTCGGCCTTCCCAAGGAGGTACGGGCGTGA
- the lepB gene encoding signal peptidase I — translation MGAPADAQTASRSKQRPFWKELPLLVAIALVVAFLIKTFLFQAFSIPSVSMQNTLQRGDRVLVDKLTPWFGSEPERGEVVVFHDPSDWLDGEPVPERNAVQNALSAIGLMPSANEKDLIKRVIAVGGDTVECRGNGPVEVNGKALDEPYVFPGNTPCGDKPFGPVTVPAGKLWVMGDHRQKSSDSRYHQNDPKTHGFVPVSDVVGRAVVVAWPVTRWSTLPVPDTFGQPGIGDQGKR, via the coding sequence ATGGGCGCCCCAGCCGACGCGCAGACCGCGTCCAGGTCCAAGCAGCGGCCGTTCTGGAAGGAACTGCCGCTGCTCGTCGCCATCGCCCTCGTGGTGGCGTTCTTGATCAAGACCTTCCTCTTCCAGGCGTTCTCCATCCCCTCCGTCTCGATGCAGAACACCCTCCAGCGCGGGGACCGGGTCCTGGTCGACAAGCTCACCCCCTGGTTCGGCTCGGAGCCCGAACGCGGCGAGGTCGTCGTCTTCCACGACCCGAGCGACTGGCTGGACGGCGAGCCCGTCCCGGAGCGCAACGCCGTCCAGAACGCCCTCAGCGCCATCGGCCTGATGCCCTCCGCCAACGAGAAGGACCTGATCAAGCGGGTCATCGCGGTCGGCGGCGACACGGTCGAATGCCGCGGGAACGGGCCGGTCGAGGTCAACGGCAAGGCGCTGGACGAGCCGTACGTCTTCCCGGGGAACACTCCCTGCGGCGACAAGCCGTTCGGCCCGGTCACCGTGCCGGCCGGGAAGCTCTGGGTCATGGGGGACCACCGCCAGAAGTCCTCGGACTCCCGCTACCACCAGAACGACCCGAAGACCCACGGCTTCGTACCGGTGTCGGACGTCGTCGGCCGCGCCGTCGTCGTCGCCTGGCCCGTCACCCGCTGGTCGACCCTGCCGGTCCCGGACACCTTCGGACAGCCGGGGATCGGCGACCAGGGCAAGCGCTAG
- a CDS encoding FadD3 family acyl-CoA ligase, which produces MPPPPPQPPATLARLPEYAAAAYGEREALADGEVRWTFARLAAEISAAARAAIAHGVRPGDRVAIWAPNSRRWITAALGAVGAGAVLVPVNTRYKPAEAADIIRRSGSRVLLTERGFLGTDYARDLHASGEDLGALASTVILRDGREGNEGDEATGPDGPPGSVSWEAYLRAGEAVPDAERAARAAAVRPEDLSDILYTSGTTGRSKGVMTTHGQTVRLYASWSGLVTLRPGDRYLLVNPFFHTFGYKAGVLACLLRGVTMLPEAVYDTDRILHRMAAERVTCLMGPPTVFHGLIRHPARAAHDLSALRLAGTGAASVPASLVEEIRTELGAPDVFTAYGLTESGGVVSVCPTDADARTLAHTVGLPLPDTEVRITDPLGAVLPAGEPGEVQVRGYHVTPGYLDDPASTAEAVLPGGWLRTGDIGVLDGRGYLAITDRLKDMYVVGGFNAYPAEVENVLLTHPAITDAAVVGAPDERLGEVGVAYVVTTGPVTSEELTAWTRERLANFKVPRRFTRMEELPRNAGGKLLKAELRRTARGESA; this is translated from the coding sequence ATGCCACCGCCCCCGCCTCAGCCGCCCGCCACGCTCGCCCGGCTCCCCGAGTACGCCGCCGCCGCGTACGGGGAGCGCGAGGCGCTCGCCGACGGGGAGGTCCGCTGGACCTTCGCCCGCCTCGCCGCCGAGATCTCCGCGGCCGCCCGAGCCGCCATCGCCCACGGCGTCCGCCCCGGCGACCGGGTCGCGATCTGGGCCCCCAACAGCCGCCGGTGGATCACCGCCGCCCTCGGCGCGGTCGGCGCCGGAGCCGTCCTCGTACCGGTCAACACCCGCTACAAGCCCGCGGAGGCCGCCGACATCATCCGGCGCAGCGGCTCCCGCGTCCTGCTCACCGAGCGCGGGTTCCTCGGTACCGACTACGCCCGTGACCTGCACGCCTCCGGCGAGGACCTCGGGGCGCTCGCCTCGACGGTGATCCTGCGCGACGGGCGGGAGGGGAACGAGGGCGATGAGGCCACCGGCCCCGACGGGCCGCCCGGGTCCGTCTCCTGGGAGGCGTACCTGCGCGCCGGCGAGGCCGTACCCGACGCGGAGCGCGCCGCGCGCGCGGCCGCCGTACGTCCCGAGGACCTCAGCGACATCCTCTACACCTCCGGCACCACCGGCCGCTCCAAGGGCGTCATGACCACCCACGGCCAGACCGTCCGGCTCTACGCCTCCTGGTCCGGCCTCGTCACCCTGCGCCCCGGCGACCGGTACCTGCTGGTCAACCCCTTCTTCCACACCTTCGGCTACAAGGCCGGAGTGCTCGCCTGCCTGCTGCGCGGGGTCACCATGCTCCCCGAGGCGGTCTACGACACCGACCGCATCCTGCACCGCATGGCCGCCGAGCGCGTCACCTGCCTGATGGGCCCGCCGACCGTCTTCCACGGCCTGATCCGCCACCCCGCGCGGGCCGCGCACGACCTGTCCGCGCTGCGCCTGGCCGGCACCGGAGCCGCCTCGGTGCCCGCCTCCCTGGTCGAGGAGATCCGCACCGAACTGGGGGCGCCCGACGTGTTCACCGCGTACGGGCTCACCGAGTCCGGCGGGGTCGTGTCCGTCTGCCCCACCGACGCCGACGCCCGGACCCTCGCCCACACCGTCGGCCTGCCGCTGCCCGACACCGAGGTACGGATCACCGACCCGCTCGGCGCGGTGCTGCCCGCCGGGGAGCCGGGCGAGGTGCAGGTCCGCGGCTACCACGTCACCCCCGGCTACCTGGACGACCCGGCGAGCACCGCCGAAGCCGTCCTGCCCGGCGGCTGGCTGCGCACCGGGGACATCGGCGTGCTCGACGGGCGCGGCTACCTCGCCATCACCGACCGGCTGAAGGACATGTACGTGGTCGGCGGCTTCAACGCCTATCCGGCGGAGGTGGAGAACGTACTGCTGACCCACCCCGCCATCACCGACGCGGCGGTCGTCGGCGCCCCCGACGAGCGGCTCGGCGAGGTCGGGGTGGCCTACGTCGTCACCACCGGGCCGGTCACCTCCGAGGAGCTGACCGCCTGGACCCGGGAACGGCTGGCCAACTTCAAGGTGCCGCGGCGGTTCACCCGGATGGAGGAGCTCCCGCGCAACGCGGGCGGCAAGCTGCTGAAGGCGGAGCTGCGCCGCACGGCGCGAGGGGAGTCGGCGTGA
- a CDS encoding SDR family oxidoreductase: MGNAPEYVAGHGLLTGRTAVITAAAGAGIGGATARRFLEEGARVLIGDAHARRLKESEEALAAEFGADRVASLPCDVTDEEQVGAFFALAERLHGRLDLVVNNAGLGGTASLVDMTDDQWSRVLDVTLNGTFRCTRAAMRSMQASGTGGVIVNNASVVGWRAQTGQAHYAAAKAGVMALTRCAALEAAEFGVRINAVAPSLAMHPHLVKVTSEELLTELTAREAFGRYAEPWEVANVIVFLASGYSSYMTGETVSVSSQHA; encoded by the coding sequence ATCGGCAATGCACCCGAGTACGTGGCCGGGCACGGCCTGCTGACCGGCCGGACCGCCGTGATCACCGCGGCCGCCGGAGCCGGCATCGGCGGGGCCACCGCCCGCCGCTTCCTGGAGGAGGGGGCCCGCGTCCTCATCGGCGACGCGCACGCCCGACGCCTCAAGGAGAGCGAGGAGGCGCTGGCCGCGGAGTTCGGCGCGGACCGGGTCGCCTCCCTGCCCTGCGACGTCACCGACGAGGAGCAGGTGGGCGCCTTCTTCGCGCTCGCCGAACGGCTCCACGGCCGCCTCGACCTCGTCGTCAACAACGCCGGGCTCGGCGGCACCGCCAGCCTCGTCGACATGACCGACGACCAGTGGTCCCGCGTCCTCGACGTCACGCTGAACGGCACCTTCCGCTGCACCCGCGCCGCGATGCGCTCCATGCAGGCCTCCGGAACGGGCGGGGTGATCGTCAACAACGCCTCCGTCGTCGGCTGGCGCGCCCAGACCGGGCAGGCCCACTACGCCGCCGCCAAGGCCGGGGTGATGGCGCTGACCCGCTGCGCGGCGCTGGAGGCCGCGGAGTTCGGCGTACGGATCAACGCGGTCGCGCCGAGCCTGGCCATGCACCCGCACCTGGTGAAGGTCACCAGCGAGGAGCTGCTCACGGAACTCACCGCCCGCGAGGCCTTCGGCCGGTACGCCGAGCCCTGGGAGGTCGCCAACGTCATCGTGTTCCTGGCCAGCGGCTACTCGTCGTACATGACGGGCGAGACCGTGTCGGTCAGCAGTCAGCACGCGTAG
- a CDS encoding alpha/beta hydrolase, protein MSGTDRLSPAARELCDAMTAFFPGPGDPAALRAAASGSRGGGVEVASVRDADADGVPVRIYDPAPGTAGRPLAVFLHGGGWVMCGLDTHDALCRALAVASGAVVVSADYRLAPEHPWPAAPDDALTVLLWARARAAALGCDPARLVVAGDSSGGNLAAVTALRAPELLAGQLLFYPALDASMDQPSVAEFGEGYFHTAAHMAWYWDQYGGDPDHPHVSPLRAPDLSGLPRTLLVLADCDALRDEGLAYGRRLGGAGVDCGVHLVPGVFHGFLGLPLPAAAAAIEAAGAWVAATPAK, encoded by the coding sequence ATGAGCGGCACCGATCGGCTGTCCCCGGCGGCCCGCGAGCTGTGCGACGCGATGACGGCCTTCTTCCCCGGACCGGGGGACCCGGCCGCCCTGCGGGCGGCCGCGTCCGGCTCCCGCGGCGGCGGCGTCGAGGTGGCCTCCGTACGGGACGCGGACGCGGACGGAGTCCCCGTCCGGATCTACGACCCGGCGCCGGGCACCGCGGGCCGTCCCCTCGCCGTGTTCCTCCACGGCGGCGGCTGGGTGATGTGCGGCCTGGACACCCACGACGCGCTGTGCCGGGCGCTGGCCGTGGCCTCGGGCGCGGTGGTGGTCTCCGCGGACTACCGGCTCGCGCCCGAACACCCCTGGCCGGCCGCGCCCGACGACGCGCTGACGGTGCTGCTGTGGGCCCGGGCCCGGGCGGCCGCACTGGGCTGCGACCCCGCGCGGCTGGTCGTCGCCGGGGACTCCAGCGGAGGCAACCTCGCGGCCGTGACGGCCCTGCGGGCCCCCGAACTGCTCGCCGGCCAGCTGCTGTTCTACCCGGCGCTGGACGCCTCGATGGACCAGCCCTCGGTGGCGGAGTTCGGGGAGGGCTACTTCCACACGGCCGCGCACATGGCCTGGTACTGGGACCAGTACGGCGGCGACCCGGACCACCCCCACGTCTCCCCGCTGCGGGCCCCCGACCTCTCGGGGCTGCCGCGCACACTGCTGGTCCTGGCCGACTGCGACGCCCTGCGGGACGAGGGCCTGGCCTACGGGCGCCGGCTGGGCGGGGCGGGCGTGGACTGCGGGGTCCACCTGGTCCCCGGGGTCTTCCACGGCTTCCTCGGCCTGCCGCTCCCCGCAGCGGCCGCGGCGATCGAGGCGGCGGGCGCGTGGGTGGCGGCGACACCCGCGAAGTAG
- a CDS encoding TetR/AcrR family transcriptional regulator, translating into MPTNKPITPTAKKKPQVTASPERRRELLDTAAEVFAAQGYNATTVRKIADAAGMLAGSLYYHFDSKESMLDEILSAFLTELWEGYDTVLAAGLGPRETIEALVTESFREIDRHRAAVAIYQKESRTLSVQPRFHYLSDSQVKFEKAWLGTLERGVADGVFRADLDIRLTYRFVRDTVWVAASWYRPGGQHSPEEIARQYLSMVLDGIATRT; encoded by the coding sequence GTGCCAACGAACAAGCCGATCACACCGACGGCCAAGAAGAAGCCCCAGGTGACGGCGTCGCCCGAACGCCGCCGCGAACTCCTCGACACCGCCGCCGAGGTCTTCGCCGCGCAGGGCTACAACGCCACCACCGTCCGCAAGATCGCCGACGCCGCCGGCATGCTCGCCGGCAGCCTCTACTACCACTTCGATTCCAAGGAATCGATGCTCGACGAGATCCTCTCCGCCTTCCTGACCGAGCTGTGGGAGGGGTACGACACCGTCCTCGCCGCCGGTCTCGGACCCAGGGAGACCATCGAGGCCCTCGTCACCGAATCGTTCCGGGAGATCGACCGGCACCGCGCCGCCGTCGCCATCTACCAGAAGGAGTCCCGGACCCTGTCGGTCCAGCCCCGCTTCCACTACCTCTCGGACTCGCAGGTCAAGTTCGAGAAGGCGTGGCTGGGGACGCTGGAGCGCGGGGTCGCGGACGGGGTCTTCCGTGCCGACCTGGACATCCGCCTCACCTACCGCTTCGTGCGCGACACGGTGTGGGTGGCGGCGTCCTGGTACCGGCCGGGCGGCCAGCACAGCCCCGAGGAGATCGCCCGCCAGTACCTGTCGATGGTCCTGGACGGCATCGCCACCCGTACGTAA
- a CDS encoding acetyl-CoA C-acetyltransferase: protein MPEAYIVEAVRTPVGRRKGGLSEVHPADLGAHVLKALVERSGIDPSAVEDVVFGCLDTVGPQAGDIARTAWLAAGLPEEVPGVTIDRQCGSSQQAVHFAAQGVMSGTQDLVVAGGTQNMSMIPIAFASRQAAEPLGFTEGPYLGSQGWRARYGDSPVNQFYGAQLIAEKWGISRLDMEEFALRSHQRALRAIDEGRFEREIVPYGSVSVDEGPRRDTTLEKMAGLKPVMEGGTITAAVSSQVSDGAAAMLLASERAVREHGLRPRARIHHLSVRGEDPIRMLSAPIPATAYALKKTGMSLADIDLVEINEAFAPVALAWLKETGADPERVNVNGGAIALGHPLGATGVKLMTTLLHELERTGGRFGLQTMCEGGGQANVTIIERL, encoded by the coding sequence ATGCCCGAGGCCTACATAGTCGAAGCGGTACGCACCCCCGTGGGGCGGCGCAAGGGGGGCCTGTCCGAGGTCCACCCCGCCGACCTGGGGGCACACGTCCTCAAGGCGCTCGTCGAACGGTCCGGGATCGACCCGTCGGCCGTCGAGGACGTGGTCTTCGGCTGCCTCGACACGGTGGGGCCGCAGGCCGGCGACATCGCCCGGACGGCCTGGCTCGCGGCGGGGCTCCCCGAGGAGGTCCCCGGCGTCACCATCGACCGTCAGTGCGGATCCTCGCAGCAGGCCGTGCACTTCGCGGCGCAGGGCGTCATGTCCGGCACCCAGGACCTGGTGGTCGCCGGCGGCACCCAGAACATGTCGATGATCCCGATCGCCTTCGCCTCGCGGCAGGCGGCGGAGCCGCTCGGCTTCACCGAGGGCCCGTACCTCGGCTCGCAGGGGTGGCGGGCCCGGTACGGGGACTCCCCCGTCAACCAGTTCTACGGGGCCCAGCTGATCGCCGAGAAGTGGGGCATCTCCCGCCTCGACATGGAGGAGTTCGCCCTGCGCTCCCACCAGCGGGCGCTGCGCGCGATCGACGAGGGCCGCTTCGAGCGGGAGATCGTGCCGTACGGGTCGGTGTCGGTGGACGAGGGTCCGCGCCGCGACACCACCCTGGAGAAGATGGCGGGGCTCAAGCCGGTCATGGAGGGCGGCACGATCACGGCGGCGGTCTCCTCGCAGGTGTCGGACGGTGCGGCGGCGATGCTGCTGGCCTCGGAGCGGGCGGTACGGGAACACGGGCTGCGCCCGCGGGCGCGCATCCACCACCTGTCGGTGCGCGGCGAGGACCCGATCCGCATGCTGTCGGCGCCGATCCCGGCGACGGCGTACGCCCTGAAGAAGACGGGCATGTCCCTCGCCGACATCGACCTGGTCGAGATCAACGAGGCCTTCGCCCCGGTGGCCCTGGCCTGGCTGAAGGAGACGGGCGCGGACCCGGAGCGGGTCAACGTCAACGGCGGCGCGATCGCCCTGGGACACCCCCTGGGCGCGACGGGCGTCAAGCTGATGACGACCCTGCTCCACGAACTGGAGCGCACGGGCGGCCGCTTCGGCCTCCAGACCATGTGCGAGGGCGGCGGCCAGGCCAACGTCACCATCATCGAGCGGCTCTAG
- a CDS encoding PadR family transcriptional regulator, whose amino-acid sequence MTNEAAEETNGRTLPATSWAVLGLLSFGEELSGYDLKKWSDWSLRFFYWSPSFSQIYSELKRLEKAGYASSRMVAQETGTRDKRVYRITDEGMTAVRRWAREAPVDPPVLKHGPMLRLWLGHLLEPEQMREVLVQHQEFAEKMRRRAVADADGAREEASWAYPTLTLKWAERYYASERDLAAAMLDDIAELESARGAAPSPESAPTAAPASGEPGKRP is encoded by the coding sequence GTGACCAACGAGGCGGCAGAAGAGACGAACGGGCGCACGCTCCCCGCGACCAGCTGGGCGGTGCTCGGGCTGCTCTCCTTCGGGGAGGAGCTCTCCGGTTACGACCTGAAGAAGTGGTCGGACTGGTCGCTGCGCTTCTTCTACTGGAGCCCGTCCTTCAGCCAGATCTACAGCGAGCTCAAGCGGCTGGAGAAGGCCGGCTACGCCTCTTCGCGGATGGTCGCCCAGGAGACCGGCACCCGCGACAAGCGGGTGTACCGGATCACGGACGAGGGCATGACGGCCGTACGGCGCTGGGCGCGCGAGGCGCCCGTCGACCCGCCGGTGCTCAAGCACGGGCCGATGCTGCGGCTGTGGCTCGGCCACCTGCTGGAGCCGGAGCAGATGCGCGAAGTCCTCGTACAGCACCAGGAGTTCGCGGAGAAGATGCGGCGGCGCGCGGTGGCCGACGCGGACGGGGCCCGGGAAGAGGCCTCGTGGGCGTACCCGACGCTCACCCTCAAGTGGGCCGAGCGGTACTACGCCTCCGAGCGCGACCTGGCGGCCGCCATGCTCGACGACATCGCGGAACTGGAGAGCGCGCGCGGCGCGGCTCCCTCCCCGGAATCGGCCCCGACCGCGGCCCCGGCCTCGGGCGAGCCCGGCAAGCGCCCGTAG
- a CDS encoding SDR family NAD(P)-dependent oxidoreductase → MTPSLNGKVLDGKVVVITGAGRGQGAAEARLCAEAGARVVVTDIREEEGRAAAAELGDQGLYVHHDVADADSWAEVVREAVRAFGTVSALVNNAALWRTAHVERQGLEDFEALLRVNLLGPFLGIQAVAPVLRAAGGGSIVNVSSTAGLVGIPGHAAYGSTKFALRGLTKSAALDLAGDRIRINSVHPGAIDTPMVSEAVAGRDWSHLPLGRIGRPEEVGELVLFLCSDGSSYITGAEFTVDGGMTAR, encoded by the coding sequence GTGACCCCCTCCCTCAACGGCAAGGTCCTCGACGGCAAGGTCGTCGTCATCACCGGCGCCGGACGCGGCCAGGGCGCGGCCGAGGCCCGGCTGTGCGCCGAGGCCGGCGCGCGGGTCGTGGTCACCGACATCCGGGAGGAGGAGGGCCGCGCGGCCGCCGCCGAGCTCGGCGACCAGGGACTCTACGTCCACCACGACGTGGCCGACGCCGACAGCTGGGCGGAGGTGGTCCGCGAGGCCGTACGCGCCTTCGGTACGGTCTCCGCCCTGGTCAACAACGCCGCGCTGTGGCGCACGGCCCACGTGGAACGCCAGGGCCTGGAGGACTTCGAAGCCCTCCTGCGGGTCAACCTGCTCGGGCCGTTCCTCGGCATCCAGGCGGTGGCCCCGGTGCTGCGCGCCGCCGGAGGCGGCTCCATCGTCAACGTCTCCTCCACCGCCGGGCTGGTCGGCATCCCGGGCCACGCGGCGTACGGATCGACGAAGTTCGCCCTGCGCGGGCTGACGAAGTCGGCCGCGCTGGACCTGGCGGGGGACCGGATCAGGATCAACTCCGTGCATCCGGGGGCGATCGACACCCCGATGGTCAGCGAGGCCGTCGCGGGGCGGGACTGGTCGCACCTGCCGCTGGGGCGGATCGGGCGGCCCGAGGAGGTCGGGGAGCTGGTCCTCTTCCTCTGCTCGGACGGCTCCTCGTACATCACGGGAGCGGAGTTCACGGTCGACGGCGGGATGACGGCGCGATGA
- a CDS encoding LLM class flavin-dependent oxidoreductase, producing the protein MKFSMIFEAQLVDPTPERERQVIHDCVEQAVFAEEMGFDRIWAVEHHALTQYAHMSASEIFLTWVAARTQKIRIGHGVVTMPFGYQHPVRVAERAAMLDVLSGGRVDIGAGRGATRQEMSMYGVRPEDTYPQMEEALRIFSSAWREEKFEWHGSIDIGPGAILPRPVQDPHPPLFMACSKHDTLKLAAELGIGALVMGFAGADDVRTMRKVYDEAIATRSGDRFVSTEVNDHLSALCPTIVLDDAERALRLGTRGQRFFAESIAHWYGNAPEPTGYSEDETAEEHVAALEKGREELVAKLHEANIPARPIDTGTYNAEHAYGNAQTAIAYVEQLREIGVDEVMCLIQMGTVPQEACMETIRQWGETVIPHFRALEG; encoded by the coding sequence GTGAAGTTCTCGATGATCTTCGAGGCGCAGCTCGTCGACCCGACGCCCGAACGCGAGCGCCAGGTCATCCACGACTGCGTCGAACAGGCAGTGTTCGCCGAGGAGATGGGCTTCGACCGGATCTGGGCCGTGGAACACCACGCCCTCACCCAGTACGCCCACATGAGCGCCTCCGAGATCTTCCTGACCTGGGTCGCCGCCCGGACCCAGAAGATCCGCATCGGCCACGGCGTCGTCACCATGCCCTTCGGCTACCAGCACCCCGTGCGCGTGGCCGAACGCGCCGCCATGCTCGACGTGCTCTCCGGCGGCCGCGTGGACATCGGCGCCGGCCGCGGGGCCACCCGCCAGGAGATGTCCATGTACGGGGTCCGCCCCGAGGACACCTACCCGCAGATGGAGGAAGCGCTGCGGATCTTCTCCTCCGCCTGGCGCGAGGAGAAGTTCGAGTGGCACGGCTCCATCGACATCGGCCCCGGCGCGATCCTGCCCCGGCCGGTCCAGGACCCGCACCCGCCGCTCTTCATGGCCTGCTCCAAGCACGACACCCTCAAGCTCGCCGCCGAACTGGGCATCGGAGCCCTCGTGATGGGCTTCGCCGGCGCCGACGACGTCCGTACGATGCGCAAGGTCTACGACGAGGCCATCGCCACCCGCAGCGGGGACCGCTTCGTCTCCACCGAGGTCAACGACCACCTCTCCGCGCTCTGCCCCACCATCGTCCTCGACGACGCCGAGCGCGCGCTGCGCCTGGGCACCCGCGGCCAGCGCTTCTTCGCCGAGTCCATCGCCCACTGGTACGGCAACGCCCCCGAGCCCACCGGCTACTCCGAGGACGAGACCGCCGAGGAGCACGTGGCCGCGCTGGAGAAGGGTCGCGAGGAACTGGTCGCCAAGCTCCACGAGGCGAACATCCCGGCCCGCCCCATAGACACCGGCACCTACAACGCCGAGCATGCCTACGGCAACGCCCAGACGGCCATCGCCTACGTCGAGCAGCTGCGCGAGATCGGCGTCGACGAGGTCATGTGCCTGATCCAGATGGGCACCGTCCCCCAGGAGGCCTGCATGGAGACCATTCGCCAGTGGGGCGAGACGGTCATCCCGCACTTCCGCGCCCTGGAGGGCTGA